The Methanophagales archaeon genome segment GAGCGAAGTATGGGATAGATAAATGAGATGGACTGAGGTTATTCGGAAGTATCTCCCCATTTGGGTCGCAATTTCAATAAGCCTTGCACTCGTAATCGGCTATTTCTACCCCGAAGTAAAAGCGTTAGAGCTACTTATCCCCTTCTTACTTTTTGTTATGCTATATCCGATGATGATAAATTTGAGGGTAGAGGACATAGTGAAGGCTGCGAAGGCACCAAAAATAATTTCTCTTGCGTTGTTCATGAATTTTCTACTTGCTCCCCTGCTCGGTGCACTCTGGGCGTTCATTCTGCTGAGAAACACTGACCCTTACCTTGCAGCAGGCTTCATCCTAAAAATTGTCGTTCCGTGCAGTGGAATGGTCGCCGCATGGACGGGCTATGCAAGGGGGAAGGTTGAAACTGCACTCATCGTCGTCGCCTTGAGCCTGCTACTCGCAATATTCTTCGTTCCGCTCTGGATGTGGGTTTTTGCGAGAATTTATGTGAGCATAGACCCTTTTATGATCCTTCGAAAGCTCATTTTAATCGTCATTCTGCCGCTTATCGCAGGAATAATTACGAGAAAACTCCTTATTCGCAGAATGGGAGTTGAGAGATACTGGGAGATTGTGCCTGTTTTCCCCGCGGTTTCAACCATCGGAATGCTTACTATGGTCTTCATAGTCATAGCAACGCAGGCAGGGGTAATTGTTCCGAACTTTCATTATGTGCTCCTCGTAATCATTGGCATCGCAACGCTCTACCCGTTGAACTTCGCTCTCACAATCTTACTCTCGAAAGCATTTCACCTTGATTTCGGCGACTGCATAGCTCTCGGTTACAGCGTAACTGCAAAGAACCACGCAATTACCATCGGCATAGCGGTCACAGCATTCGGTGGAACGCTCGCCATTTTACCTGCTTCTGTCGCCCCTATGCTTCAAATACCGATTATGCTGCTCTTCCTCAACTTCTCTCCAAAAATTGAGCGGTTCATGGGTGTGGCTTCAGGTTCAAAAAGCGAAAGCGACAGCAGAGGGCACGGGAAGCGCAAACGGTGGGTAAAGGAGGTGAGAGGTGGAGAAAGAAGATGGTGAGGAAAGAGATGATACTCGCCTATGCTCGCTTCATGCGTGAGAAGTATGCATACGTAATCATCAGCACGCTTGCTATAGCGATAATCGTGGGGCTTATCACGCCCGCACCGGGCATTTTCATTCGCAAGTTCAGCGCCCCCTTGATCGTTATCATGATAGGCGCGATGGGCTTTACTATCACCTTTAAGAGTCTGGGCATGGCTGTGAAGGACTGGAAATGCTTTTCCTTCGGACTACTACTGAACTTCCTTTTTGCTCCCCTTCTCTGCTGGCTTTTAGCCCTATTGCTACTTTCAAATTATTCAGACATGGCTACGGGCTTGATATTGATCGGCGTTGTCCCGTGTGCGGGGATGGCTCTGGTGTGGACAGGACTACTTGAGGGTGACGTGCCGCTGGCAACAGTAATCGGTGCTGCTACCATGATACTGGCACCTTTTCTCATACCTCTCCTGATGCTCCTCTTTGCAGGGACGTTTGTAACCATTGACACCTTTAGAATGTTCAAAATGGTCATGTACACGGTGCTTCTTCCAGTGCTCGGTGGTATAGCATTAAAAGAGCTGGTGCAGAGGAAGGTGGACGCGAGAAAATACCTACCTGTAATGCCCGCCATCTCAGCAACAACCGCCATGCTCCTCATGTTCATGGCAGTAAATACTGCTGTACCCCCCGTAATGAAAAATCTGGGACTGATAGCACCCCTAATAACTTCTTCCATTTTAGTTTTCCCTATTCTGTTCACCATGGCATATCTAGTGAGCACAAAGTTATTACCGCGAGGGAAGAACATAGCTATCACTTACGCCTCCGGAATGAAGAACCTGCCAATCGCATTGGGCATAGCAGTGATGAGCTTTAAGGGGTTGGTGATGCTACCAGTAGCAGTCGGCTTCGCTTTCCAGATGCTCACTGCTGTCACTTTCTATCAAATCTTTTTGAAGGCGCAGTTACCAACCGGGATGAGTGAGGTGAGGTGAAGTGAAAATAAGAAATAAGCCAAATAAATCGGAGGAGGTAAAGAAGGTGCAAACGTTTGACCGTAAAGCAAAGGTAAACAATAGCCGTTGCCGTTCAGTATCGTGCAGCTTGATACGCTATAATATACCCCCTTCTTACACAGTCTCAGAAGAGACGTTAGAAAAAGTAAAGGCGGTCATGAATGAAGATGTCAGCGATATGGTTGTGCTTTTTAAAGCTCTTTCAGACCAGATAAGATTGCGAATACTGAAGGCATTGCGTATATCAGACCTCTGTGTCTGTGTGCTGGTTGAACTTATGGACTGTGAATACTCCAGGCTCTCGTACCATTTGAAGCTGCTGAAAAAGGCAGGATTGATAGATTACACGAAGGAAGGGAACTTCCTGATCTATTACCTGACGGAGTTAGGGAGAGAGATAATGAAGCGCATGGATGAGTTATAAGCTATTTTAGTTTAGAGTTGTGGATTTTCCGCAATTTCTTCCCCCACGGCATCTATAGAGTTCCCTCGACATTTACGATTGATGCCAAACGATCATAGGGTTGGCATTTACCTTCAGCCTGCTAACGAAATAGCCACCATAGCGGGCGATTCTATCGAAGAAGAGGTACTTGAAGTATCCGAGGTCGATAAGCAGGATATGGTCCTTGAGCCTGGGTCCCAAGTGGAGTATTTATCGCCCAAAACACGACCGGGTAGGGAAAGAAAAGTAAAAAGTTAGGGTGTGAAAGGGAGAAGATGAAGAGAAGAGAATCCTGCTAATGATGTTGACACCTGCTGGACAAGCAATACTCGAGTGGGAGGAACCTACAATGCAACCTCTCCAGATAATGATAATTATACATTCACGCTGTCGGTAAAAGGAACAGAAGAAGCAGAACAACAACAGGAGGTGATGGTATATGACAATGCTGCGACCACTTATAACGGTAGTGCAGGATATGATTCTGCGTCGTGTACGAGAAATGTGGCAATTCCCAAATTCGCTACCGCTGCATTACCTGCTGTATCGGTTCTGTGCCTGTTCCTGTTCCTGCACTTCAATCGCCGTGGGCGGGATTTTAAAGGTGTGTAGAAGCACAAGTATCGCCTGTAATAAAGAATTAAACGAATGGAATGGATGAAGCACCAAATCTTGCATTTGCTTGTTTTTGGGATTCGAAAAGTGGCATTTGTAAAAATCGAATATCAAATATTTATTAATTGACCTATATAATTTCTAGTAGTTGGTACAGGATAGGGAAAAGGAGATGGAGAATATGGAAGATAAGTCGTTAAAAGCGACGCTGGATGCGGATAGCTATCAGAAGCTGAAGAAAATGGACAACCCCGAGCTCATACGCTTTATTACACGCTACAAGGAACTTTGCAACCCGGACGATGTATTTGTGTGCACGGATTCGCGGGAGGATGTGCAGTATATCAGGGCTGAGGCGATACGGAGTGGAGAAGAGAGAGAACTTGCCACTGAGGGGCATACTGTTCATTTCGATGGCTATTATGACCAGGCGCGGGATAAGAAGAATACTAAGTTCTTGCTGCCTCCTGATGTTGACCTCGGTCCAGGTATAAACGCGATGGACCGTGATGAGGGTCTGAAGGAGATTCATGAGATACTACGTGGTATTATGCGTGGACACCGGATGTATGTGCTCTTCTTCTGCCTTGGACCCCTTAATTCTCAATTCTCAATACCCGCTGTTCAAATCACCGATTCCAGTTACGTCGCGCATTCCGAATGTTTGCTTTATCGGCAGGGTTATACGGAGTTTGTACGGATGGGGCGTTCAAATCGGTTCTTCAAGTTCGTTCATTCCGCTGGTGAGCTGGATGCGCGAAAGACCTCAATCAACATAGCTAAACGCAGGATTTACATTGACCTCGAGACTGAGACGGTGTACAGTACGAATACGCAGTATGGAGGTAATACCATAGGGTTGAAGAAGTTAGCGCTGCGACTTGCACTCAATCGCGCCTCGAAAGAAGGCTGGCTGACTGAGCACATGTTTATCATGGGTGTACATGGTCCTGATGGGCGTGTGACTTATTTCACCGGTGCATTCCCCTCGCTCTGTGGCAAGACTTCCACATCCATGCTGAAGGGTGAGTCCATTGTCGGTGATGACATCGCATACTTGAGGAACAAAAAAGGTGTGATACGAGCGGTGAACCCTGAGAAGGGTATATTTGGCATCATTCAGGGTGTGAACTCCAGAGACGACCCGATCATCTGGAACGCACTTCACGCACCTGGTGAGATTATATTCTCCAATGTCCTTGTCACCGATGCTAAAATGCCCTACTGGTCGGGTAACGATAGTAGCGACCCACCCACGAGGGGTTATAACCATGCAGGCGAATGGGTGGCAGGAGCCAGGGATGAAGATGGTAACGAGATACCC includes the following:
- a CDS encoding arsenic resistance protein; its protein translation is MRWTEVIRKYLPIWVAISISLALVIGYFYPEVKALELLIPFLLFVMLYPMMINLRVEDIVKAAKAPKIISLALFMNFLLAPLLGALWAFILLRNTDPYLAAGFILKIVVPCSGMVAAWTGYARGKVETALIVVALSLLLAIFFVPLWMWVFARIYVSIDPFMILRKLILIVILPLIAGIITRKLLIRRMGVERYWEIVPVFPAVSTIGMLTMVFIVIATQAGVIVPNFHYVLLVIIGIATLYPLNFALTILLSKAFHLDFGDCIALGYSVTAKNHAITIGIAVTAFGGTLAILPASVAPMLQIPIMLLFLNFSPKIERFMGVASGSKSESDSRGHGKRKRWVKEVRGGERRW
- a CDS encoding winged helix-turn-helix transcriptional regulator → MKIRNKPNKSEEVKKVQTFDRKAKVNNSRCRSVSCSLIRYNIPPSYTVSEETLEKVKAVMNEDVSDMVVLFKALSDQIRLRILKALRISDLCVCVLVELMDCEYSRLSYHLKLLKKAGLIDYTKEGNFLIYYLTELGREIMKRMDEL
- a CDS encoding phosphoenolpyruvate carboxykinase (GTP), translating into MENMEDKSLKATLDADSYQKLKKMDNPELIRFITRYKELCNPDDVFVCTDSREDVQYIRAEAIRSGEERELATEGHTVHFDGYYDQARDKKNTKFLLPPDVDLGPGINAMDRDEGLKEIHEILRGIMRGHRMYVLFFCLGPLNSQFSIPAVQITDSSYVAHSECLLYRQGYTEFVRMGRSNRFFKFVHSAGELDARKTSINIAKRRIYIDLETETVYSTNTQYGGNTIGLKKLALRLALNRASKEGWLTEHMFIMGVHGPDGRVTYFTGAFPSLCGKTSTSMLKGESIVGDDIAYLRNKKGVIRAVNPEKGIFGIIQGVNSRDDPIIWNALHAPGEIIFSNVLVTDAKMPYWSGNDSSDPPTRGYNHAGEWVAGARDEDGNEIPISHPNARFTLDMHLLENLDPELDNPEGVEIRGIIYGGRDSDTRVPVEESFDWVHGVITMGAALESETTAATLGTGGERKINPMSNLDFLSIPIGRYIENHLRFGMIDNPPRIFAVNYFLKDADGNFLNARNDKAVWLKWMELRTH